From Tautonia marina, one genomic window encodes:
- a CDS encoding right-handed parallel beta-helix repeat-containing protein produces the protein MCRFLLHALLLALGPASGFAVCHADEILLHVAPEGRDTWSGRVSTPTEDGSNGPLASLTGARDAIRQLRAEHDGRLPGPVRVQVQPGFYAMATPLRLDPGDSGTEESPIRFEASPGVNPLDAPIISGGVRLKNWSVSGDAWETTVPDSIRSVRHLYCSIDGGRSFVRRFRPTRGAFVIAGLTDSPIKPGANQAHIRSQKDFVFHEGDLGPWVLEPEVEVLALHDWSASRLRVDALDLDRNVITFTGYPRYRIGHWWEGGRNPYVIENVAEDFGTPGEFVFDPHTRRLRYTPTEAERSADPNEATVHLVVPKLEHLIILDGDPDSGSFVEHLEFEGLVFAFTGFELPAEGYTDGQGMTSLPAAIEATGARRNRWRHCAFEHTGGYASRLGLGSSHNAIVGCTMHDLGGGGVLIGVTNRHAEPPRLPVGNVVEESWIEGLGRDHFSAHGVWVGIAAETLVRHNRIADGLYSTVSVGWCWDDEPSSVRDNRIEANQIQHAMRLLADGGGIYTLGRQPGTALVGNHIHDIHRSRYAGRAENNGIFFDEGTRDLLVEGNVIHEIADRIIRFNRSQEDWQDFHDNAFGVSPDDPRFPASQAASAGPTRPAWRPKPPVVNPPILALELPDPKTEE, from the coding sequence ATGTGTCGATTCTTGCTCCACGCCCTGCTCCTGGCCCTTGGTCCGGCGAGTGGGTTTGCGGTCTGCCACGCCGACGAGATTCTGCTGCACGTCGCTCCCGAAGGCCGCGATACGTGGTCGGGCCGAGTCTCGACCCCGACTGAGGACGGGTCCAACGGCCCCCTGGCCTCCCTCACCGGTGCTCGAGACGCGATCCGCCAACTGCGAGCCGAACATGACGGCCGCTTGCCCGGTCCTGTTCGGGTCCAGGTGCAGCCGGGGTTTTATGCGATGGCAACGCCGCTTCGGCTGGACCCAGGCGACTCGGGCACCGAGGAATCGCCGATCCGGTTCGAGGCGAGTCCCGGAGTCAATCCGCTCGATGCGCCGATCATCAGCGGTGGCGTTCGCCTGAAAAACTGGTCCGTCTCGGGAGATGCCTGGGAAACGACCGTCCCGGATTCCATCCGATCCGTTCGTCATCTCTATTGTTCGATCGACGGTGGCCGATCCTTCGTGCGACGCTTCCGGCCAACTCGGGGAGCGTTCGTGATCGCCGGCCTGACCGACTCTCCCATCAAGCCAGGAGCCAACCAGGCGCACATCCGGAGCCAGAAGGATTTCGTGTTTCACGAAGGGGATCTCGGCCCCTGGGTCCTGGAACCCGAGGTCGAGGTGCTGGCGCTGCATGACTGGAGTGCATCTCGACTGCGGGTGGATGCGCTCGACCTGGATCGGAACGTGATTACCTTTACGGGTTATCCGCGCTACCGAATCGGCCACTGGTGGGAAGGGGGACGCAACCCGTATGTCATCGAAAACGTGGCGGAAGACTTCGGGACGCCGGGCGAGTTCGTGTTCGACCCTCATACCCGGCGACTCCGCTATACCCCGACCGAAGCGGAACGATCGGCCGATCCCAACGAGGCCACAGTTCACCTCGTCGTCCCGAAGCTCGAACATTTGATAATTCTTGACGGCGATCCCGACTCCGGGTCGTTTGTCGAGCATCTTGAGTTCGAGGGCCTGGTCTTTGCGTTCACCGGGTTCGAGCTGCCGGCCGAGGGCTACACCGACGGCCAGGGAATGACCAGCTTGCCCGCGGCCATCGAGGCCACCGGGGCGCGCCGGAATCGTTGGCGGCACTGTGCCTTCGAGCATACAGGGGGCTATGCGAGCCGGCTGGGCCTGGGGTCGTCGCACAACGCGATCGTCGGCTGCACGATGCACGACCTGGGCGGAGGAGGCGTCTTGATCGGTGTCACCAACCGCCACGCCGAACCCCCTCGCTTGCCGGTGGGGAACGTGGTGGAGGAGTCTTGGATCGAAGGGCTCGGGCGTGACCATTTTTCGGCGCATGGTGTTTGGGTCGGGATTGCGGCCGAAACGCTCGTGCGACACAACCGGATTGCCGATGGGCTCTACTCCACCGTTTCGGTCGGTTGGTGCTGGGATGACGAGCCGTCGTCGGTGCGCGACAACCGGATTGAGGCCAACCAGATTCAGCATGCCATGCGATTACTCGCCGATGGCGGCGGCATCTACACGCTGGGCCGACAGCCCGGCACGGCCCTGGTTGGCAACCACATTCACGACATTCACCGGTCGCGCTACGCCGGACGAGCGGAAAACAACGGCATCTTTTTCGACGAGGGAACGCGCGATCTGCTCGTGGAAGGCAACGTCATTCACGAGATCGCCGATCGGATCATTCGCTTCAATCGGAGCCAGGAAGACTGGCAGGACTTCCATGACAATGCCTTCGGCGTTTCCCCCGACGACCCCCGGTTTCCGGCCTCCCAAGCCGCATCGGCCGGCCCCACTCGTCCCGCCTGGCGACCCAAGCCCCCGGTGGTTAATCCTCCGATCCTGGCCCTCGAACTCCCCGATCCGAAGACCGAGGAGTGA
- a CDS encoding glutaredoxin family protein, whose product MSHLFDRIKELVRPARADHLRVTIYTRADCSCCESAKAVIEPRRREHDFFVEEIDIDTDPKLVEAYGTLVPVVAIDGKVRFRGKVEPSLLDRLLRAEATKHRDKSITR is encoded by the coding sequence ATGTCGCACCTGTTCGACCGGATCAAGGAACTCGTTCGTCCGGCTCGGGCGGATCACCTTCGCGTGACGATCTACACGAGGGCCGATTGCTCCTGCTGCGAGAGTGCAAAAGCCGTCATCGAACCCAGACGCCGGGAGCATGATTTTTTCGTTGAGGAAATCGACATCGACACCGACCCGAAACTGGTCGAAGCGTACGGAACGCTCGTTCCCGTGGTGGCGATTGATGGAAAGGTCCGGTTCCGGGGGAAGGTCGAGCCGAGCCTGCTCGATCGCCTGCTCCGGGCCGAAGCAACCAAACACCGAGACAAAAGCATCACGAGGTGA
- a CDS encoding TIGR04282 family arsenosugar biosynthesis glycosyltransferase, giving the protein MAWPMPDGAVLGIFGKKPEPGKVKTRLAAEFGNDFAAEAHEAMLLDTLDTWGSNRFLAPGGRRVFVFAPDDAGPWFDSIVPAGLAMQAQAHGDLGARLQSFFEGEFADGASRVVVIGSDSPTLDPSIVVSAFLCLDQKDVVIGPSTDGGYYLIGCRVPVPSVFEGVEWGSSRVFGQTLDRLRGSGRSLAVLPPWYDIDTPDDWRLLGAHVRAMRLSGMDPALPRIEALLPRVLPALEPR; this is encoded by the coding sequence GTGGCGTGGCCGATGCCAGACGGGGCGGTGCTGGGGATCTTCGGGAAGAAGCCGGAACCAGGGAAGGTCAAGACGCGGTTGGCGGCCGAGTTCGGCAACGACTTTGCCGCCGAGGCGCACGAGGCCATGCTGCTCGATACGCTCGACACCTGGGGGTCGAATCGTTTTCTCGCTCCCGGAGGACGGCGGGTCTTCGTCTTCGCCCCGGATGACGCCGGCCCGTGGTTCGATTCGATCGTACCGGCCGGCCTGGCAATGCAGGCCCAGGCTCACGGCGATCTCGGCGCTCGCCTGCAATCGTTCTTCGAGGGAGAGTTTGCCGACGGGGCCTCTCGCGTGGTGGTGATCGGATCGGACAGCCCGACGCTCGATCCGTCGATTGTGGTGAGCGCATTTCTTTGTCTCGATCAGAAAGATGTGGTCATCGGTCCCTCGACCGACGGCGGCTACTACCTGATCGGCTGCCGGGTGCCGGTGCCGTCCGTGTTTGAAGGGGTCGAGTGGGGGTCATCACGCGTGTTCGGGCAAACGCTTGATCGGCTCAGAGGATCGGGGCGCTCGCTGGCGGTCTTGCCGCCGTGGTACGATATCGACACGCCCGACGATTGGCGGTTGCTCGGCGCGCACGTCCGGGCGATGCGATTGTCGGGCATGGACCCGGCCTTGCCTCGGATCGAGGCGTTGTTGCCCCGGGTTCTTCCGGCTCTTGAGCCGCGCTGA